In Phormidium yuhuli AB48, one genomic interval encodes:
- a CDS encoding NACHT C-terminal alpha/beta 1 domain-containing protein translates to MAFLTDDPLEAPLKGFPPNQLNLISAIETWLGEI, encoded by the coding sequence ATCGCATTTCTCACCGACGACCCCCTAGAAGCCCCATTAAAAGGCTTTCCCCCCAATCAACTGAATCTGATATCGGCCATTGAAACCTGGTTAGGGGAGATTTGA
- the vapC gene encoding type II toxin-antitoxin system VapC family toxin, which yields MELLQDCRDEREWRLLETYLQDQDYIEPTPNTWVAAARIYYDLQRQGLTVRSSIDCCIAQLAIAHQLILIHNDRDFETIATVTSLNRLRFRPDNN from the coding sequence ATGGAACTGTTGCAAGATTGCCGAGATGAACGGGAGTGGAGGTTATTAGAAACCTATCTGCAAGACCAAGACTATATCGAACCCACTCCTAATACTTGGGTCGCGGCCGCCCGAATTTATTACGATTTACAACGACAGGGATTAACGGTTAGAAGTAGTATTGATTGTTGTATTGCTCAACTGGCGATCGCACATCAGTTGATATTAATTCATAATGACCGGGATTTTGAGACAATTGCAACGGTGACAAGCCTTAATCGTTTACGCTTTCGACCTGACAATAACTAA
- a CDS encoding type II toxin-antitoxin system VapB family antitoxin, protein MKKSIELNEELVKEALHLTKIQTEQELINLALSELVKNRKKRNLLDLSGQIQFSTDYDYKALRENRNVFD, encoded by the coding sequence ATGAAAAAGTCCATCGAACTTAACGAAGAATTGGTGAAAGAAGCATTGCACTTAACCAAGATTCAGACAGAACAAGAGTTAATTAACTTGGCTTTATCCGAGTTAGTCAAAAACCGCAAAAAACGAAATTTACTCGATTTGAGCGGGCAAATTCAATTTTCAACAGATTACGATTATAAAGCCTTACGAGAAAACCGCAATGTTTTTGATTGA
- a CDS encoding PIN domain-containing protein yields the protein MSNVIMDASAILAFLNQESGSEQITDLIENATISTINLSEVIAKFAEIGISETEILQILSDLNLKSVPFDEPQAQIVGMLRPMTKPLGLSLGDRACLALGLVLNQPVITADRQWSQLNLNLEIRVIR from the coding sequence ATGAGTAATGTCATCATGGATGCCTCTGCCATATTAGCATTTCTCAATCAAGAAAGCGGGAGTGAACAAATAACAGACTTGATTGAAAATGCAACGATTAGCACCATTAATTTATCGGAAGTTATTGCTAAATTTGCCGAAATTGGCATCTCAGAAACCGAGATTTTGCAAATTTTGTCCGACTTGAACTTAAAAAGTGTTCCCTTTGATGAACCGCAAGCTCAAATTGTGGGTATGCTACGACCCATGACTAAACCTCTAGGCTTATCCCTAGGCGATCGCGCTTGTCTAGCCCTGGGTCTTGTTCTCAATCAACCCGTGATTACCGCAGACCGCCAATGGAGTCAGTTAAATCTTAACCTCGAAATTCGAGTGATTCGGTAA
- a CDS encoding DUF433 domain-containing protein, with translation MTLTPELMNRITQNPGQCGGRPCIRGMRIRVTDILEMLAENVNISEILEDFPDLELADIQACLVFAARRTAFPRLTA, from the coding sequence ATGACTTTAACTCCTGAATTAATGAACCGAATTACGCAAAATCCCGGTCAATGTGGGGGTCGTCCCTGTATTCGCGGGATGCGAATTCGAGTCACCGATATTTTAGAAATGTTAGCTGAAAATGTTAACATTTCTGAAATTCTAGAGGATTTTCCAGACTTAGAACTAGCAGATATTCAAGCCTGTTTAGTCTTTGCAGCAAGACGTACTGCTTTTCCTAGACTAACCGCATGA
- a CDS encoding CHAT domain-containing tetratricopeptide repeat protein, protein MVIASWILSRLRLKRRRGGCLRYWRSLGLTLLLVLLLGKLGWGTPEPQSPQLVFEQWRSHYQNQAYDAALETLTPLLDSENISGANRALAYNYRALTQQKQGDWQQAQRAIERAWQLLDPSEPSTPPNPETQRILAAILTTRGQIELALGQPDAAYERWRQATDYYRDLGYAEGVTGGILNQAQALQELGFTVRACDTLLALSFAKGGTAIPQNLRCQQLQGQSPQQIRDWLAQITLETPPQLQIRILQSLGTLLQALGDLEAAEGVLQEAAARVGADSQEIYPSLALDLGNLYGAKARRYQRLGMFQTPFREARARSLAYYAPRTGQTPQQRLRSQLNTLLLLTALDLSGDNPNPDPQARETVQTLLSEIPRQLDQLPLSRQRVYDRVSVACVLLKCDSGSRRLREQPPEPPHLPDWGSSPQMVEQLLQQAQQEAEQLADDRAISYVWGAWGRLAQVQGNLSEAEDYTQKAISRGEALGADELLYHWYWQLARLQTAQGVSPLAAYEQAFQSLKRLRAKVMSEYATVRFSLGEQVAPLYQEYAQRLFAIEGMSQGELRKAIEVMDALQVAEINDFFGLACLEVRSRDLREYPNTAVIHIFTFPERFEVILEESDGTLKHQRVEFPEDIATFLDSLQLSLRANFEDQASLTRLYDALIAPLEADLEILHPQQLVFVLYGQIRQIPMAALYDGQHYLIEAYPIAIAPSLELLEPRGLATPQLRLLAAGRENFETLLEAIDENASAFPWLPLQDLRHLNLYFVEEELRGISNFIRSKLLLEEDFTIKALSQEIHSLNYPIVHIASHGQFSNFAEDTFILADRPLVIRELADILNIQDPTRRNDIELLVLSACETARESDRATLGMAGIAARAGVRTIIGSFWAVDDQSTAFLMQRFYQGLNEAQNDHETINKAEALRQAQIAMIQGEFGEVYRDPYFWAPFVLIGHWN, encoded by the coding sequence ATGGTCATCGCCTCTTGGATTTTGAGCCGCCTTCGCCTGAAAAGGCGGCGTGGGGGATGTCTTCGCTACTGGCGATCGCTGGGACTAACTCTATTGCTGGTGCTGCTTCTGGGAAAGCTGGGATGGGGAACTCCCGAACCTCAATCCCCCCAGCTAGTCTTTGAGCAATGGCGATCGCACTATCAAAATCAAGCCTATGACGCTGCCTTAGAGACCCTAACCCCCCTTTTGGACTCGGAAAACATTTCTGGGGCCAACCGCGCTCTGGCGTACAATTATCGCGCTCTCACGCAACAAAAACAGGGGGATTGGCAGCAGGCCCAAAGAGCCATTGAGCGCGCTTGGCAATTGCTGGACCCCTCAGAACCCAGCACTCCCCCGAATCCAGAAACCCAACGCATCCTGGCGGCGATTCTCACCACCCGAGGTCAGATTGAGTTGGCCCTGGGCCAGCCAGACGCCGCCTATGAACGTTGGCGACAGGCGACGGACTATTATCGTGACTTAGGCTACGCCGAAGGGGTCACTGGGGGGATATTAAATCAGGCCCAGGCGTTGCAAGAGTTGGGGTTTACCGTTCGCGCCTGTGATACACTCCTGGCTCTGTCGTTCGCCAAGGGGGGAACCGCAATCCCCCAGAATCTCCGCTGTCAGCAGTTGCAGGGTCAATCCCCGCAACAAATCCGGGACTGGCTGGCTCAGATAACCCTGGAGACGCCGCCTCAACTCCAAATTCGCATTTTGCAAAGTTTGGGGACTCTGTTACAGGCCTTGGGAGATTTAGAGGCGGCTGAGGGAGTTTTACAGGAAGCCGCGGCCCGGGTGGGAGCGGATTCTCAGGAAATTTACCCCAGCTTGGCCCTGGATTTAGGGAATCTCTATGGTGCTAAAGCGAGACGCTATCAGCGATTGGGGATGTTTCAAACCCCCTTCCGAGAGGCTCGGGCCCGAAGTTTAGCCTATTATGCTCCCAGGACGGGACAAACCCCACAACAACGTCTGCGATCGCAACTCAATACACTACTCCTCTTGACGGCGTTGGACCTCAGTGGCGACAATCCCAACCCTGATCCTCAGGCCCGAGAGACGGTACAAACCCTTCTAAGCGAAATTCCTCGACAACTGGATCAGCTTCCCCTCAGTCGCCAACGGGTGTATGACCGTGTGAGTGTCGCCTGTGTCCTATTGAAGTGCGATTCTGGTTCCCGCAGGCTTCGCGAACAGCCCCCAGAACCACCGCATCTTCCCGATTGGGGGAGTTCTCCTCAAATGGTGGAACAACTCTTACAGCAGGCCCAGCAGGAGGCGGAACAGCTCGCCGATGACCGGGCCATCTCCTATGTCTGGGGTGCTTGGGGTCGTTTGGCTCAGGTGCAGGGGAACCTTTCTGAGGCTGAAGACTATACTCAGAAGGCGATTTCCCGAGGGGAGGCGTTGGGAGCTGATGAATTACTGTATCACTGGTATTGGCAACTGGCTCGGCTACAAACGGCTCAGGGGGTGTCGCCTCTGGCCGCCTATGAGCAAGCGTTTCAGAGTTTGAAGCGGTTACGGGCCAAGGTCATGAGCGAATACGCGACTGTACGGTTTTCCCTGGGAGAGCAGGTGGCTCCACTCTACCAAGAATATGCACAACGGCTGTTTGCCATTGAGGGGATGAGTCAAGGGGAGTTAAGGAAAGCCATTGAGGTGATGGATGCGTTGCAGGTGGCGGAAATCAATGACTTTTTTGGCTTGGCTTGTTTGGAGGTGCGATCGCGGGATTTACGGGAGTACCCCAATACGGCTGTCATCCATATTTTTACCTTTCCTGAACGCTTTGAGGTGATTTTGGAAGAAAGCGATGGAACTCTCAAACATCAGCGGGTGGAGTTCCCGGAGGATATTGCTACGTTTTTAGATTCCCTGCAACTGAGTCTGCGGGCGAATTTTGAGGATCAGGCGTCCTTAACTCGCCTCTATGATGCCTTGATTGCACCGCTGGAGGCGGATTTAGAGATTCTCCATCCCCAGCAACTGGTGTTTGTCTTGTATGGTCAAATTCGCCAGATTCCGATGGCGGCGCTTTATGATGGCCAGCATTATCTCATTGAAGCCTATCCCATTGCGATCGCCCCCAGTTTAGAACTCCTCGAACCCCGTGGCTTGGCGACTCCTCAACTGCGACTCTTGGCCGCCGGCCGGGAAAACTTTGAGACGCTCCTGGAGGCTATCGACGAGAACGCCTCCGCATTTCCCTGGCTCCCCTTGCAGGATTTACGTCATCTCAATCTCTATTTTGTGGAGGAGGAACTACGGGGAATTAGCAATTTTATCAGGAGTAAACTCTTGTTGGAAGAAGACTTTACCATTAAAGCGCTCAGCCAAGAGATTCACTCGTTGAACTATCCCATTGTCCATATTGCCAGTCATGGACAGTTTAGTAACTTTGCGGAAGATACCTTTATTTTAGCCGATCGCCCCTTGGTGATTCGTGAACTGGCGGATATCCTCAATATCCAAGATCCCACCCGACGCAATGATATTGAGCTATTGGTTCTGAGTGCCTGCGAGACGGCCCGGGAGAGCGATCGCGCGACCTTGGGGATGGCGGGAATTGCCGCGCGGGCCGGGGTTCGCACCATTATCGGCAGTTTTTGGGCCGTCGATGACCAGTCCACCGCTTTCCTGATGCAACGCTTCTATCAAGGCTTAAACGAGGCGCAAAATGACCATGAGACCATCAATAAAGCTGAGGCCCTCCGTCAGGCTCAAATCGCCATGATTCAGGGTGAGTTTGGCGAGGTTTACCGCGATCCCTATTTCTGGGCCCCCTTTGTCTTAATTGGCCATTGGAATTAA
- a CDS encoding fibronectin type III domain-containing protein codes for MSQTYQGLTQGCISLAVTLLLGGGTLLVRHPGPSHGGVVPQEMSPLSAAEPVDEVEDEPRRRTPPCDPGGCPRPLVNRNIPHLITPRQTQVVGDRLELRWYEPEDIERYTVTLRRRHDGDAWRTQVSGNHLTYRGEFLQPGTRVVVTVDAHNGEAVGESQFVVMSSAQQEALQDRLSEVEAANLGWLETVLAKVELYNQEQAFANSIALLSEAIAESPDEPQLYCRLAALYEHHYPELTHLNVQQPLQEQAQELGVSCESR; via the coding sequence ATGAGTCAGACGTATCAAGGGTTAACCCAGGGTTGTATCTCGTTAGCCGTGACGTTGCTTCTCGGGGGGGGGACGCTGCTGGTTCGTCATCCTGGCCCCAGTCATGGGGGAGTCGTCCCACAAGAGATGTCCCCGTTATCAGCTGCGGAACCGGTGGATGAGGTGGAGGATGAACCGCGACGACGGACTCCCCCCTGTGATCCCGGTGGCTGTCCTCGGCCCCTCGTCAACCGCAACATTCCCCATCTCATTACCCCTCGACAAACCCAAGTTGTGGGCGATCGCCTGGAGTTGCGCTGGTATGAACCGGAGGATATTGAGCGGTATACGGTCACCCTACGCCGCCGTCACGATGGAGATGCTTGGCGAACTCAGGTGTCGGGAAACCACCTGACGTATCGGGGGGAGTTTTTGCAGCCGGGAACGCGAGTGGTGGTGACGGTGGACGCTCATAATGGGGAAGCGGTGGGGGAATCTCAGTTTGTGGTTATGAGTTCGGCCCAACAAGAGGCCTTACAGGACCGTCTCTCGGAAGTTGAGGCGGCGAACTTGGGCTGGCTGGAGACGGTTTTGGCAAAGGTGGAGCTGTATAATCAGGAGCAAGCCTTTGCTAATAGTATTGCTCTTCTCTCGGAGGCGATCGCCGAGTCTCCCGATGAACCACAACTCTATTGTCGTCTGGCGGCTCTCTATGAACATCACTACCCGGAATTAACCCATCTGAATGTCCAGCAACCCTTGCAGGAACAGGCGCAAGAGTTGGGAGTCTCCTGTGAGTCAAGGTAA
- a CDS encoding CHAT domain-containing tetratricopeptide repeat protein codes for MTTPNNRVVLKLDGDLAHHGFKVFLEIGVNDQLPRVEKMGYLPANPTLAQQLQQHWQHQYRSIGAPYIRSLPSPEPLPTPELGPLGSYRIKPKNCFASHHEGRFVACQQSARQVAHLFRRWLQSPEFYSLDLCLREELSKTESIELLIRCDRPEIKKLPWHLWSFSQNYQKTEVSFGSLVASPPYFPQPSPDAIVKILAILGHAQGINTQCDRQFLESLPQTQIEFLVEPSRHEINHKLWQDSWHIIFFAGHSETQDDTGKIYINPQEALEISDLSYGFQEAVKRGLTLAIFNSCDGLGLVQKIEDWQIPIAIIMRELVPDQVAQTFLKSFLAQFSLGNSFRESVRRAREQLQGLEGQFPCASWLPMIYQNCPNLSLTWQTFTQTQPDLPPPQTSSPKSLTTNRLLPSLNSLTRWTKTGFSQYRVRLSLILFSLIVGQIWLRPSLANYFHQKGQAEIETPSDVERPWVEAKRWFSLALRVSPNHSGAHVDLGNLYQDLGETQQAEYHYRRSLLLYNAVGCNNLSRLYIVQGKFEDASQLLLQCQRLLEEDHPWTEYAILKNRGWAALEQESFSLSWSYLQGAIALKPEEGAAHCLMAKLMIQSPDLETSELAHHGWTCVNNIRYNLPEEIRWKTRVHQQLRERGLEGE; via the coding sequence ATGACAACTCCCAACAATCGTGTTGTCCTCAAACTAGATGGAGACTTGGCGCATCATGGGTTTAAGGTCTTCCTAGAAATTGGAGTCAACGACCAATTACCTCGGGTAGAAAAGATGGGCTATCTCCCCGCCAATCCTACCCTAGCCCAGCAACTACAGCAGCATTGGCAACATCAGTATCGCTCCATTGGCGCACCCTATATCCGTAGCCTCCCCTCCCCAGAACCCCTCCCTACCCCGGAGTTGGGTCCCCTTGGCAGCTATCGCATCAAGCCCAAAAACTGTTTTGCCAGCCATCATGAAGGACGTTTCGTTGCCTGTCAGCAATCCGCTCGACAGGTGGCTCATCTCTTTCGTCGCTGGCTTCAGTCTCCCGAATTTTATAGCCTCGATTTGTGTTTACGAGAAGAACTCAGCAAAACTGAATCCATTGAACTACTGATTCGTTGCGATCGCCCCGAAATCAAAAAACTCCCCTGGCACTTATGGAGTTTTTCTCAAAATTATCAAAAAACCGAAGTCTCCTTTGGCTCATTAGTTGCCTCCCCTCCCTATTTTCCCCAACCCTCCCCCGACGCAATCGTCAAAATTTTGGCCATTCTGGGTCACGCTCAGGGAATTAACACCCAGTGCGATCGCCAATTTTTAGAAAGCCTTCCCCAGACACAAATAGAATTTCTCGTTGAACCCTCCCGTCACGAGATTAACCATAAACTCTGGCAAGACTCATGGCATATTATTTTTTTCGCCGGTCATAGTGAAACCCAAGATGACACCGGCAAAATTTATATCAATCCCCAAGAAGCACTAGAAATTTCCGACCTCAGCTATGGCTTTCAAGAAGCCGTTAAACGGGGCTTAACGTTAGCAATTTTCAACTCCTGCGATGGGTTAGGATTAGTCCAAAAAATCGAAGATTGGCAAATCCCTATCGCGATTATTATGCGGGAATTAGTCCCCGATCAGGTAGCTCAAACCTTTCTAAAATCCTTTCTCGCGCAATTTTCCCTAGGAAACTCATTTCGGGAATCTGTGCGGCGAGCTAGGGAGCAGTTGCAGGGGTTAGAAGGGCAGTTCCCTTGCGCCAGTTGGTTACCCATGATTTACCAAAACTGTCCCAACCTATCCCTAACTTGGCAGACCTTTACTCAAACTCAACCAGACTTACCCCCCCCACAAACAAGTAGCCCTAAATCCCTAACAACAAATCGTTTATTGCCCTCCCTTAACTCTCTTACCCGTTGGACAAAGACCGGTTTTAGTCAATATCGTGTTCGCCTTTCCTTAATCCTCTTTAGTCTTATTGTTGGACAAATTTGGCTACGACCGAGTTTAGCTAACTATTTTCATCAAAAAGGGCAAGCGGAAATCGAGACCCCCTCAGATGTGGAGCGTCCCTGGGTCGAAGCGAAACGCTGGTTTAGTTTGGCGTTGCGTGTCTCTCCAAATCATAGCGGCGCTCATGTAGATTTAGGGAACTTATATCAAGACCTGGGCGAAACTCAACAAGCAGAATACCACTATCGCCGCTCCCTTTTATTATACAATGCTGTTGGCTGTAATAACTTAAGCCGCTTATATATTGTACAAGGGAAGTTTGAAGATGCCAGCCAACTTTTGCTGCAATGCCAACGGCTGCTTGAAGAGGATCACCCTTGGACAGAATATGCAATCCTTAAAAATCGAGGCTGGGCGGCTTTAGAACAAGAATCCTTCTCATTATCCTGGAGCTATTTACAAGGAGCCATTGCCTTAAAACCCGAGGAAGGAGCCGCTCATTGCTTGATGGCAAAACTTATGATACAGTCACCTGATTTAGAAACATCAGAGCTTGCCCATCATGGCTGGACTTGCGTCAATAACATTCGCTATAACTTACCAGAAGAAATCCGCTGGAAAACGAGGGTTCACCAGCAATTACGTGAGCGAGGATTAGAGGGGGAATGA
- a CDS encoding DUF3386 domain-containing protein, translating into MTATQVSARELFRSAYENRYTWDANFPGYTADVTYENGDTVVTGKAKVGADMKAEVHDVEDDTVQKAIHGQLWETAIHRVRREFESVHGENTFSYGDRDDSGAVGINIGGKGEGDRYQLRDNEVCMVHRHIHGVVVTIHTQSSHKTGEGYLSHRYDSVYHDPKTGEQKGAKSDFEDEYTQVGDYWILSKRTIHSADRDTPEVFTFSNIQLLNA; encoded by the coding sequence ATGACAGCTACCCAAGTCTCTGCTCGGGAACTCTTCCGCAGCGCCTACGAAAATCGCTATACCTGGGATGCAAACTTCCCCGGCTACACGGCGGATGTCACCTATGAGAACGGCGATACCGTCGTCACCGGGAAAGCCAAAGTCGGCGCCGACATGAAAGCCGAGGTTCACGATGTCGAGGATGACACGGTTCAGAAAGCCATTCATGGCCAACTCTGGGAAACCGCCATCCACCGCGTGCGTCGTGAGTTTGAGTCGGTTCATGGCGAGAATACCTTTAGCTATGGCGATCGCGACGACAGCGGCGCGGTGGGGATTAACATCGGAGGAAAAGGCGAGGGCGATCGCTACCAACTGCGGGACAATGAAGTCTGCATGGTTCACCGCCATATTCACGGCGTTGTTGTCACCATCCATACCCAAAGCAGCCACAAAACCGGCGAAGGCTATCTCTCCCATCGCTATGATTCCGTCTATCACGATCCCAAAACCGGGGAACAGAAAGGGGCGAAAAGTGACTTTGAGGATGAATACACCCAAGTCGGCGATTACTGGATTCTCAGCAAACGCACCATCCATAGTGCCGATCGTGACACCCCAGAAGTCTTTACATTCAGCAATATCCAATTGTTGAACGCCTAA
- a CDS encoding Rpn family recombination-promoting nuclease/putative transposase, which produces MYDNICKFLAETFPDDVATWLLGRSVQLSQLSPKELSNEPIRADALILQQSEDLVLHSEFQTQPSEEVPFRMADYRLRGYRRFPHKRMIQVVVYLKPSNSPLVYQNYFHIEGLQCQFRVIRLWEQPKDLFLQSPGLLPFAVLSDTDNRSQVLNQVAEELDKIEDRRTRSNLAAATGVLAGLVLDDGLIRQIIRRDVMRESVVYQEILREGELIGEQRGEQRGILAGKQQVAINLLRQGMTVEQVVTVTELPRDVVQKLRDDNG; this is translated from the coding sequence ATGTACGACAATATTTGTAAGTTTTTGGCAGAGACCTTTCCCGATGATGTTGCAACTTGGTTGTTAGGGCGTTCCGTTCAACTGAGTCAATTAAGTCCCAAAGAACTCTCCAATGAGCCAATTCGAGCGGATGCCCTAATTCTCCAACAGTCCGAAGACTTAGTACTTCATAGCGAGTTTCAAACCCAGCCATCCGAAGAAGTTCCCTTTCGGATGGCAGACTATCGCTTGCGGGGATATCGACGTTTTCCCCACAAGCGCATGATTCAAGTGGTAGTATACCTGAAACCTAGTAATTCTCCTTTGGTTTACCAAAATTATTTTCACATAGAGGGATTGCAATGTCAATTTCGGGTCATTCGCCTTTGGGAACAACCGAAAGACCTTTTTCTCCAATCTCCTGGCTTGTTGCCTTTTGCGGTTTTGAGTGATACAGACAACCGCTCCCAAGTTTTGAACCAAGTCGCCGAAGAACTTGATAAAATAGAAGACAGACGAACCCGCAGCAACCTGGCCGCCGCCACGGGAGTTTTAGCTGGGTTAGTCCTGGATGACGGTCTGATTCGTCAAATTATTAGGAGAGATGTCATGAGAGAATCAGTGGTCTATCAAGAAATTCTCCGGGAAGGAGAGTTAATTGGTGAACAACGGGGTGAACAACGGGGAATCCTCGCGGGGAAACAGCAAGTGGCTATCAATCTTCTCCGTCAAGGAATGACAGTCGAACAGGTTGTAACTGTGACGGAGTTACCTCGGGATGTGGTCCAGAAACTTCGGGATGACAATGGTTAA